The following proteins come from a genomic window of Triticum aestivum cultivar Chinese Spring chromosome 6A, IWGSC CS RefSeq v2.1, whole genome shotgun sequence:
- the LOC123131889 gene encoding peptidyl-prolyl cis-trans isomerase, giving the protein MANPRVFFDMTVGGAPAGRIVMELYKDAVPRTVENFRALCTGEKGVGKSGKPLHYKGSAFHRVIPDFMCQGGDFTRGNGTGGESIYGEKFADEKFVHKHTKPGILSMANAGPNTNGSQFFICTVPCNWLDGKHVVFGEVVEGMDVVKNIEKVGSRSGTCSKQVVIADCGQL; this is encoded by the coding sequence ATGGCCAACCCGAGGGTGTTCTTCGACATGACCGTCGGCGGCGCGCCGGCGGGGCGCATCGTGATGGAGCTGTACAAGGACGCGGTGCCGCGGACGGTGGAGAACTTCCGCGCGCTCTGCACCGGCGAGAAGGGCGTCGGCAAGAGCGGCAAGCCGCTGCACTACAAGGGCAGCGCCTTCCACCGCGTGATCCCCGACTTCATGTGCCAGGGCGGCGACTTCACCAGGGGCAACGGCACCGGAGGCGAGTCCATCTACGGCGAGAAGTTCGCCGACGAGAAGTTCGTCCACAAGCACACCAAGCCCGGGATCCTCTCCATGGCCAACGCCGGGCCCAACACCAACGGCTCCCAGTTCTTCATCTGCACCGTCCCCTGCAATTGGCTCGACGGCAAGCACGTGGTCTTCGGCGAGGTCGTCGAGGGCATGGACGTCGTCAAGAACATCGAGAAGGTGGGCTCCCGCAGCGGCACCTGCTCCAAGCAGGTCGTCATCGCCGACTGCGGCCAGCTCTAG
- the LOC123131892 gene encoding beta-fructofuranosidase, insoluble isoenzyme 4 encodes MFHHRHGCGWPFLLLLLLLLLGFPFDESSLLRGEAAAAGSHRVVLYPESATVSSIVSSKYRTAFHFQPPKNWINDPNGPLYYKGLYHLFYQYNPGSVVPGNKTWAHSVSTDLVNWLRLETALDRTEPYDAKGCWSGSVTVLADGRPAILYTGADDVKNQAQCIAFPSNSSDPYLREWTKPSSNPVIRPDGPGLNPRQFRDPTTGWTGPDGQWRIAVGAELDGYSAALLYKSEDFVSWSRVDHPLYSSNSSTMWECPDFFAALPGNTSGLDLSAAIPNGAKHVLKMSLDSCDKYMVGVYDLEADKFVPDNFVDDRRLWLRIDYGNYFASKSFFDAKKGRRIIWGWANESDSSSDDAAKGWAGIQAIPRTIWLDSDGNQLLQWPVEEIESLRRNEISHQGIELKKGDMFEIEGTDTLQADVEIEFEPGTMDEADAFDPSWLLDTEKHCREADASAPGGLGPFGLVVLASDDMEEHTAVHFRVYKSKHKHVILMCSDLRRSSLRSGLYTPAYGGFFEFDIEKERKISLRTLIDRSAVESFGGGGRVCIMARVYPVALVDDRGARMYAFNNGTTTVMVSQLKAWSMRRAHMNVKKG; translated from the exons ATGTTCCACCATCGCCATGGCTGTGGCTGgccctttctcctcctcctcctcctcctcctcctgggttTCCCCTTTGATGAATCTTCTCTCTTGCGCGGAGAAGCAGCGGCCGCCGGTAGCCATAGGGTCGTCCTCTACCCGGAGTCCGCGACGGTCTCGTCCATCGTGAGCAGCAAGTACAGGACCGCCTTCCATTTCCAGCCCCCCAAGAACTGGATCAACG ATCCAAATG GACCTCTGTACTACAAGGGCTTGTACCATCTCTTCTACCAGTACAACCCCGGCAGCGTTGTCCCAGGCAACAAGACCTGGGCTCACTCTGTCTCCACCGACCTCGTCAACTGGCTCCGGCTCGAGACGGCATTGGACCGGACCGAGCCCTACGATGCCAAGGGCTGCTGGTCCGGCTCAGTCACTGTCCTCGCCGATGGCCGGCCAGCCATCCTCTACACCGGCGCAGACGACGTGAAGAACCAAGCCCAATGCATCGCCTTCCCCAGTAACAGCTCCGACCCGTATCTCAGGGAATGGACCAAGCCCAGCAGCAACCCGGTGATCCGTCCGGACGGGCCGGGCCTGAACCCAAGACAGTTCAGGGACCCGACGACCGGGTGGACCGGGCCGGACGGGCAGTGGAGGATAGCAGTTGGGGCCGAGCTGGACGGCTACAGTGCGGCACTCTTGTACAAGAGTGAGGACTTTGTGAGTTGGAGCAGGGTTGATCACCCGCTCTACTCCTCCAACTCATCCACCATGTGGGAGTGCCCCGACTTCTTCGCGGCGCTGCCTGGCAACACCAGCGGACTGGACCTCTCCGCGGCGATCCCGAATGGCGCCAAGCATGTCCTCAAGATGAGCCTAGATTCCTGTGACAAGTACATGGTTGGGGTATATGATCTGGAAGCCGATAAGTTTGTGCCGGATAATTTCGTGGACGATAGGCGTCTGTGGCTGAGGATCGACTACGGCAATTACTTCGCGTCAAAGTCATTCTTCGACGCCAAAAAGGGGAGGAGGATCATATGGGGCTGGGCTAACGAGTCGGATAGTTCGTCGGATGATGCCGCAAAAGGCTGGGCTGGGATCCAG GCGATCCCCAGGACAATATGGTTAGATAGCGATGGCAATCAGTTGCTGCAATGGCCCGTTGAAGAGATCGAGTCCCTTCGAAGAAACGAAATTAGTCATCAAGGAATAGAGCTGAAAAAGGGTGACATGTTTGAAATTGAGGGGACTGATACTTTGCAG GCGGATGTGGAGATAGAGTTTGAGCCAGGAACCATGGATGAAGCTGATGCTTTTGATCCTTCCTGGCTCTTGGACACGGAGAAGCATTGCAGGGAAGCAGATGCATCAGCTCCTGGTGGCCTGGGGCCATTTGGGCTTGTGGTTCTAGCCTCCGAtgacatggaggagcacactgccgtGCATTTCAGAGtctacaaatcaaagcacaagcacgTGATTCTTATGTGCTCTGACCTAAGAAG GTCGTCCCTGAGATCAGGGCTGTACACGCCGGCCTATGGAGGCTTCTTCGAATTTGACATTGAAAAGGAAAGGAAGATATCTTTGAGAACATTG ATCGATCGTTCTGCAGTGGAGAGCTTTGGTGGTGGCGGCAGGGTCTGCATCATGGCTAGGGTCTACCCGGTTGCGCTGGTCGACGACAGAGGCGCTCGTATGTATGCTTTTAACAATGGCACGACCACGGTCATGGTGTCACAGCTCAAGGCATGGAGCATGAGAAGGGCACATATGAATGTGAAGAAGGGATGA